Proteins from a single region of Candidatus Syntrophosphaera sp.:
- the lptB gene encoding LPS export ABC transporter ATP-binding protein, giving the protein MDNHKILAQNLVKVYGKRTVVNDLNMEMSQGEVVGILGPNGAGKTTTFYMILGLAKPNRGKVLLDERNITRYPMYRRARLGLGYLAQSPSIFAKLSVQDNILAILQTLGISKKEQKVRLEAALEELNLTPLARQKAYTLSGGERRKLEITRSLVTNPTFIFMDEPFAGVDPIAVADIQDIIGKLRDKNIGVMITDHNVIETLKIVNRAYIIFEGKIIVSGSSLELINDEKAKKVYLGDRFLSNPFEPRS; this is encoded by the coding sequence ATGGATAATCACAAAATTCTGGCCCAGAATCTGGTCAAAGTATATGGCAAGCGCACCGTGGTGAATGATCTGAACATGGAAATGAGCCAGGGCGAGGTTGTGGGCATCCTGGGTCCCAACGGGGCGGGGAAGACCACCACTTTCTATATGATCCTCGGCCTGGCCAAACCAAACCGGGGCAAGGTGCTCCTCGACGAGAGGAACATAACCCGCTACCCGATGTACCGCCGGGCCCGCCTGGGGCTTGGATATCTGGCCCAATCGCCCTCCATCTTTGCCAAGCTCAGCGTCCAGGACAACATTCTGGCGATCCTGCAAACCCTGGGGATCAGCAAAAAAGAACAGAAAGTCCGGCTGGAAGCGGCCTTGGAGGAACTGAACCTGACCCCTCTGGCCAGACAAAAGGCCTACACTCTCTCCGGAGGAGAACGGCGCAAGCTGGAGATCACCAGGTCCCTGGTCACCAACCCCACCTTCATTTTCATGGACGAACCTTTCGCCGGGGTCGATCCCATCGCCGTGGCGGACATCCAGGACATAATCGGCAAGCTGCGGGACAAGAATATCGGCGTCATGATCACCGACCACAACGTAATTGAGACTTTGAAAATCGTCAACCGGGCTTATATTATCTTCGAAGGAAAGATCATAGTTTCCGGTTCTTCTTTGGAGCTGATCAATGATGAAAAAGCCAAGAAAGTCTATTTGGGAGACAGGTTCCTGAGCAATCCATTCGAGCCAAGATCATGA
- the lptC gene encoding LPS export ABC transporter periplasmic protein LptC — MTRPCRLISSSLFSCLALLLLLAACGDSNLDLATARMKGGLADETSTNVTITEFDEAGIAYILKAARIDRYYDRRVLNAYEVEITAYDKKGETSVLLADSTIVNDASNQIFAFGNVRLSSPGVKVQTSRLIWDRNMDEITAPDNVTLIREGNVLRGKNLRTNLSIYPTLMDSVSAEGYFGEDYLDW; from the coding sequence GCAGCTTGTTTAGCTGTCTGGCGTTGCTTCTATTGCTGGCCGCCTGCGGGGATAGCAATCTGGACCTGGCGACCGCGAGAATGAAGGGCGGATTGGCGGATGAGACGAGTACAAATGTAACGATAACGGAATTTGACGAGGCAGGGATCGCCTATATCCTCAAGGCCGCAAGGATCGATCGCTATTACGACCGGCGCGTCCTGAACGCCTACGAAGTGGAGATCACGGCTTACGACAAAAAGGGCGAGACCTCCGTGCTCCTGGCTGACAGCACGATCGTGAATGACGCCAGCAACCAGATCTTCGCCTTTGGCAACGTGCGGCTGAGCTCTCCAGGAGTGAAGGTCCAGACCTCGCGGTTGATCTGGGACCGCAACATGGACGAGATCACCGCGCCGGACAACGTGACCCTGATCCGGGAAGGCAACGTTCTGCGCGGCAAGAACCTGCGCACCAATCTCAGCATCTATCCCACCCTGATGGACAGCGTTTCCGCGGAAGGATACTTTGGTGAAGATTACCTGGATTGGTAG
- the rpoN gene encoding RNA polymerase factor sigma-54, with product MNTLSQQMSLKQKQELALKPKMLQSLKMLALPILELEAYIKQELELNPLLELREEKEEEDGEERNQETPEAESKISLEDAESAEEGGQTLSEARELTEILDQWNEYHQSYESWHQEPDPEYGESLIRYEENGKDKFLQQLYPLSLPENEVDFAVELLDSCDNYGFLPFNYDIHRVARQYKIKPARADELHQIVLHLNPQGITARDMSECLLAQLSEEQLQNRVLVGVCTDQFENLIHRRYQKIASHFGVSEEFVHSVKEIVAKLDPKPGLRILAPNAAYVFPDITIKRIEGEFEVIINDHITPNIIISPRYRRMINRGTFDKQTLAFVRDRINSAKFLIKSIYMRTRTLERVARSIIKHQLEFFETGNGIMQPLTYSVIAQDLSVSESTISRVVKHKFAETPYGIYALKDFFSSTAGIDDNYESISRQRVKSYIIHMVDLEDKQHPFSDQELVDQLKTEGLNISRRIVAKYRSELGILNSRLRRQ from the coding sequence ATGAACACACTCAGCCAGCAGATGTCCCTCAAGCAGAAGCAGGAGCTTGCTCTCAAGCCCAAGATGCTTCAATCCCTGAAGATGCTGGCCCTGCCCATTCTGGAGCTGGAGGCCTACATCAAGCAGGAGCTGGAGTTGAATCCGCTGCTGGAACTGCGCGAGGAAAAGGAAGAAGAGGACGGCGAAGAGCGGAACCAGGAAACACCGGAGGCCGAAAGCAAGATCTCCCTGGAGGACGCTGAAAGCGCCGAGGAAGGGGGCCAGACCCTCTCCGAAGCCCGGGAACTGACCGAGATTCTGGACCAGTGGAACGAATACCACCAAAGCTATGAAAGCTGGCATCAGGAACCTGATCCCGAATATGGCGAGTCCCTGATCCGCTATGAGGAAAATGGCAAGGACAAGTTCCTGCAGCAATTGTATCCGCTTTCCCTGCCTGAGAATGAGGTGGATTTTGCCGTCGAACTGCTCGATAGCTGCGACAACTATGGATTTCTGCCCTTTAATTATGACATCCACCGCGTGGCCCGGCAATACAAGATCAAACCCGCCCGGGCCGATGAACTGCATCAGATCGTTTTGCACCTCAACCCACAGGGGATCACAGCCCGCGACATGAGCGAATGCCTGCTGGCCCAGCTCAGCGAAGAACAATTGCAAAACCGGGTGTTGGTGGGGGTATGCACAGACCAGTTTGAAAACCTCATCCATCGCCGTTACCAAAAGATAGCCTCCCATTTCGGGGTTTCCGAGGAGTTTGTCCACTCGGTGAAGGAAATCGTGGCCAAGCTGGACCCCAAGCCGGGCCTGCGCATCCTTGCCCCCAACGCGGCCTACGTCTTTCCGGACATCACGATCAAGAGGATCGAGGGCGAATTCGAGGTCATCATCAATGACCACATCACCCCCAATATCATCATCAGCCCCCGCTACCGCAGGATGATCAACCGCGGCACCTTTGACAAACAGACTCTGGCTTTCGTGAGAGATAGGATCAACAGCGCCAAATTCCTCATCAAGAGCATCTACATGCGCACCCGCACCCTGGAGAGGGTGGCCCGCTCCATCATCAAGCACCAGTTGGAGTTCTTTGAGACCGGCAACGGGATCATGCAGCCGCTCACCTATTCCGTAATTGCCCAGGACCTGTCCGTGAGCGAATCCACAATCTCCCGCGTGGTCAAACACAAATTTGCCGAAACCCCCTACGGGATCTATGCCCTGAAGGATTTCTTCAGCAGCACGGCGGGCATTGACGACAACTATGAAAGCATCTCGCGCCAGCGCGTGAAGTCATATATCATCCACATGGTCGACCTGGAGGATAAACAACACCCTTTCAGCGACCAGGAGCTCGTTGACCAGCTAAAAACCGAAGGTTTGAACATCTCGCGGCGGATCGTGGCCAAATACAGATCCGAGCTCGGTATCCTGAACAGCCGCCTGCGAAGGCAATAA